The proteins below are encoded in one region of Aulosira sp. FACHB-615:
- a CDS encoding MFS transporter has protein sequence MFPTEPAAVNHGFSALLKNRGFMLLWIGQLISQLADKVFFVLMIALLEFYPAPPGLAENSMYSTLMVAFTIPAILFGSAGGIFVDRLPKKLIMVGSDIVRGLLTLCLPFLPREFFILLILTFCISTVTQFFAPAEQAAIPLLVRRENLMAANALFSSTMMGALIVGFAIGEPILSWAKTLMGEEYGQEIIVGGLYILSGVMMQPIQFKEHKPHREHRVSANPWAEFRESVRYLKKNRLVLNAMLQLTTLYCVFAALTVLTIRLAEEFGLKEKQFGFFLAAAGVGMLIGAGILGHWGDKLHHKPLPLMGFLAMALVLGVFTFTHNLLLALGLCTLLGIGAALIGVPMQTLIQQQTPPTMHGKVFGFQNHAVNIALSVPLAITGPLTDALGLRVVLVTMSVVVAAVGVWAWQNTRRVLQDVI, from the coding sequence ATGTTTCCAACTGAACCTGCTGCTGTCAATCATGGGTTTAGCGCACTGCTAAAAAACCGTGGCTTCATGCTTCTGTGGATTGGACAACTTATTTCCCAGTTGGCAGATAAAGTCTTTTTCGTATTGATGATTGCCTTACTGGAATTTTATCCAGCCCCACCAGGATTAGCCGAGAACTCGATGTACTCAACCTTAATGGTGGCATTTACCATCCCCGCCATTTTATTCGGTTCTGCGGGCGGTATATTTGTCGATCGGTTGCCAAAAAAGTTGATTATGGTAGGCTCCGATATTGTGCGTGGGCTATTAACACTGTGTCTGCCCTTTTTACCAAGAGAATTTTTTATTTTATTAATTCTCACCTTTTGCATCTCTACAGTAACGCAGTTTTTTGCCCCCGCAGAACAAGCAGCCATCCCTTTGTTAGTGCGTCGAGAAAATTTAATGGCAGCCAACGCCCTGTTTAGCAGCACCATGATGGGCGCGTTGATAGTAGGTTTCGCCATTGGAGAACCCATATTAAGTTGGGCTAAAACCCTAATGGGAGAAGAATACGGTCAAGAAATTATCGTTGGCGGACTGTACATTTTATCGGGTGTGATGATGCAGCCGATTCAGTTTAAAGAACATAAACCCCATCGAGAACATCGAGTATCTGCGAACCCTTGGGCGGAATTTAGAGAAAGTGTGCGCTATCTCAAGAAAAACCGCTTAGTATTAAACGCAATGCTGCAATTAACCACCTTATATTGTGTGTTTGCAGCTTTAACAGTCCTGACAATTCGATTAGCAGAAGAGTTTGGTTTAAAAGAAAAACAGTTTGGCTTTTTCTTAGCAGCAGCTGGAGTCGGAATGCTCATCGGGGCAGGAATTTTAGGTCACTGGGGGGATAAATTACACCACAAACCCTTGCCTTTGATGGGATTTTTAGCAATGGCACTCGTTTTGGGAGTTTTTACATTTACCCATAACTTATTGCTGGCATTAGGGCTGTGTACATTGTTAGGTATAGGTGCGGCCTTGATTGGCGTACCCATGCAAACTTTAATTCAGCAGCAAACACCGCCAACCATGCACGGTAAAGTATTTGGCTTTCAAAACCATGCCGTAAATATTGCTTTATCTGTACCTTTAGCCATCACTGGGCCATTAACAGATGCCCTTGGGTTGCGTGTGGTATTAGTGACAATGAGCGTTGTAGTTGCTGCCGTTGGTGTTTGGGCATGGCAAAACACCCGCCGAGTATTACAGGATGTGATTTAA
- a CDS encoding ferrochelatase, which yields MVATPEKLQHTHEHLPGQDRVAVLLMGYGEVESYEDFANYNEQALNLLTAKFAPVPTWIYPPLARLLALFDRHEWGHTHHDFISPHNAIFEQQRAGIEQNLQAKWGDRVKVFKAFNFCAPFLPKQVLAEIHSQGFDKLLIYPLLVVDSIFTSGIAIEQVNNALAEIAAGEEHWVKGQRYIPSFYNEPAYIDLMAHLVEEKIDADLAANYLPSQIGIVLMNHGCPHKAKGFTSGITESQALYDLVRDKLINRYPLISVGWLNHDTPLIEWTQPNAEQAAKNLIQLGAKVIVFMPIGFATENHETLLDVHHIIHALEKQHSGVDYVQMACVNDNPEFLAMAAEWANSHIADLLSEQAVTVNPHLTEHHHHHHH from the coding sequence GTGGTTGCTACCCCAGAAAAATTGCAACACACCCATGAGCATCTACCTGGTCAAGACCGTGTAGCTGTATTATTGATGGGCTATGGTGAAGTCGAAAGCTACGAAGATTTTGCCAATTATAATGAACAGGCTTTAAATTTACTGACAGCGAAGTTTGCACCCGTTCCAACTTGGATTTATCCGCCTCTAGCAAGGCTTTTGGCTTTATTTGACCGCCATGAATGGGGTCATACACACCATGATTTTATTTCGCCACACAATGCCATATTTGAGCAGCAACGAGCCGGCATTGAACAGAATTTACAGGCGAAGTGGGGCGATCGCGTTAAAGTATTCAAAGCATTTAACTTTTGTGCGCCTTTCTTACCCAAGCAAGTTTTAGCAGAAATCCACAGCCAAGGGTTTGATAAGCTGTTAATTTACCCACTGTTGGTTGTTGATTCGATTTTTACCAGTGGAATTGCGATCGAGCAAGTAAATAACGCTTTAGCCGAAATCGCAGCCGGAGAAGAACACTGGGTGAAAGGACAGCGTTACATTCCGTCTTTTTACAACGAACCAGCATACATCGATTTGATGGCGCATCTGGTGGAAGAAAAAATCGATGCTGATTTAGCCGCAAATTACTTACCTTCCCAAATCGGGATTGTATTAATGAATCACGGTTGTCCCCACAAAGCCAAAGGTTTTACCTCTGGGATCACCGAAAGCCAAGCACTGTATGATTTAGTCCGAGATAAGTTGATTAACCGCTATCCTTTAATATCTGTGGGTTGGTTGAATCACGATACACCTTTAATTGAATGGACACAGCCGAACGCTGAACAAGCTGCTAAAAACCTGATTCAATTAGGGGCAAAAGTCATAGTATTTATGCCCATTGGTTTTGCTACGGAAAACCATGAAACTTTATTAGATGTCCACCACATTATTCATGCTTTAGAAAAGCAGCATTCTGGTGTGGATTATGTGCAGATGGCTTGTGTGAACGACAATCCAGAATTTTTGGCAATGGCGGCAGAATGGGCAAATTCTCATATTGCCGATTTGCTGTCAGAACAAGCTGTGACAGTGAATCCTCACTTAACTGAACATCATCACCATCATCATCATTGA
- a CDS encoding Rieske (2Fe-2S) protein — MGWTKVLAANALAPGAREVVNVGKRKILLLNHENKLYAVENTCPHLKLPLKNGKIEDGAIVCPFHRSAFDLGTGEVNNWCPWPPGVGKVLSLVSQQKTLPVFPIRVEEGSILIDVPES; from the coding sequence ATGGGCTGGACTAAAGTTCTGGCGGCTAATGCACTTGCCCCAGGTGCGAGAGAAGTTGTGAATGTCGGTAAGCGCAAAATTCTCTTGCTGAATCATGAGAATAAATTATATGCAGTAGAAAATACTTGCCCACATTTAAAATTACCTCTGAAGAATGGCAAAATTGAAGACGGCGCGATTGTTTGCCCGTTTCACCGCAGTGCTTTTGATTTAGGTACTGGCGAGGTGAATAATTGGTGTCCCTGGCCGCCAGGAGTTGGTAAGGTATTGTCGTTAGTTTCACAACAAAAAACACTGCCAGTTTTTCCAATACGTGTGGAAGAAGGCAGTATTTTGATTGATGTGCCTGAAAGTTAA